Proteins encoded together in one Larus michahellis chromosome 4, bLarMic1.1, whole genome shotgun sequence window:
- the PRDM11 gene encoding PR domain-containing protein 11 isoform X3: MMEIEPNLSSFEFPGDKKLQREKSEKNVETQEDLRGPLQLATFKQGKSPYKRSCDEGESHPQTKKKKIDLIFKDVLEASLESAKFEENQLATSTPLSIRKASKYQAEDIFERCGSAMQHSSLNLSRNRSEGEWKVPHGSSFSSAKEVGILEDEEEEPLSLKADSPTELSLASAQGNSHEIPTTSFCPNCIRLKKKIRELQAELDMLRSGKLPEPPVLQPQVPELQEFSDPTASESIISVPTIMEDDDQEVDSADESVSNDMIAATDEPSKMSSATGRRIRRFKQEWLKKFWFLRYSPTLNEMWCHVCRQYTVQSSRTSAFIIGSKQFKIHTIKLHSQSNLHKKCLQLYKLRMHPEKTEEMCRNMTLLFNTAYHLALEGRPYYDFRPLAELLRKCELKVVDQYMNEGDCQILIHHIARALREDLVERIRQSPFLSIILDGQSDDLLADTVAVYVQYTSSDGPPATEFLSLQELGFSTTDSYLQALDRAFSSLGIRLQDEKPTIGLGVDGANITASLRANLYMTIRKTLPWLLCLPFMVHRPHLEILDAISGKELPCLEELENNLKQLLSFYRYSPRLMCELRVTAATLCEETEFLGDIRAVKWIIGEQNVLNALIKDYLEVVAHLKDVSGQTQRADASAIALALLQFLMDYQSIKLIYFLLDVIAVLSRLAYVFQGEYLLVSQVDDKIEEAIQEISRLADSPGEYLQEFEENFRESFNGIAVKNLRVAEAKFQSIREKICQKTQVILAQRFDSRSRTFVKACQVFDLAAWPRSTDELMSYGKEDMVQIFEHLEMVPSFSREVCREGMDTRGSLLMEWRELKVDYYTKNGFKDLLSHICKYKQRFPLLNKIVQILKVLPTSSACCEKGRTALQRVRKNNRSRLTLEQLSDLLTIAVNGPPIANFDCKRALDSWFEEKSGNSYALSAEMLSRMSSLDQKPMLQSMDHGSEFYPDI; encoded by the exons ATGATGGAAATTGAGCCAAACCTATCGTCTTTTGAATTTCCAG gagaCAAAAAGTTGCAGAGGGAAAAGTCGGAAAAGAATGTGGAAACTCAAGAGGACTTGAGAGGGCCTCTCCAACTCGCCACCTTTAAGCAAGGAAAGAGCCCCTACAAGCGCAGCTGTGACGAGGGGGAATCCCAcccccaaacaaagaaaaaaaagattgacCTCATCTTCAAAGATGTCCTGGAGGCTTCCTTGGAGTCTGCCAAATTTGAAGAGAACCAGTTAGCAACAAGTACGCCGCTTTCCATCAGAAAAGCATCTAAATACCAGGCTGAAGACATATTTGAGAGGTGTGGCAGTGCCATGCAGCACAGCTCCCTGAACCTCAGCAGAAACCGGAGTGAGGGGGAGTGGAAGGTCCCCCACGGTTCCTCTTTCAGCTCAGCCAAAGAGGTGGGCATCCTTGAAGACGAGGAAGAAGAGCCTCTGTCACTCAAAGCGGACAGCCCAACTGAGCTGTCACTGGCCTCCGCACAAGGCAATTCCCATGAAATCCCCACCACCTCCTTTTGCCCCAACTGCATCCGTCTGAAGAAGAAGATCCGGGAGCTGCAGGCCGAGTTAGACATGCTGAGATCTGGGAAGTTACCTGAGCCACCCGTGCTACAGCCCCAGGTACCCGAGCTCCAAGAGTTCTCAGACCCCACAG cttcagAAAGCATCATCTCTGTTCCCACCATCATGGAGGACGACGACCAAGAGGTGGATTCTGCTGATGAGTCAGTTTCCAATGACATGATTGCTGCTACAGACGAGCCTTCCAAAATGTCTTCTGCGACGGGCCGGAGGATACGACGGTTCAAGCAAGAGTGGCTTAAAAAGTTTTGGTTTCTGCGGTACTCCCCGACATTGAATGAAATGTGGTGCCATGTCTGTAGGCAGTACACAGTGCAATCCTCGCGGACTTCAGCCTTCATCATTGGCTCAAAGCAGTTCAAGATACACACGATAAAGCTTCACAGCCAGAGCAACCTCCACAAGAAGTGCCTGCAGCTTTACAAGCTCAGGATGCACccagagaagacagaagagatgTGCCGAAATATGACCCTGCTCTTCAACACAGCCTACCACTTGGCCCTGGAGGGCAGGCCCTACTACGACTTTCGGCCTCTGGCAGAACTACTGAGAAAATGCGAACTCAAGGTGGTGGATCAATACATGAATGAGGGAGACTGCCAAATCTTAATCCACCATATCGCCCGGGCTCTTCGAGAGGACCTGGTTGAACGCATCCGACAGTCTCCCTTCCTCAGCATCATTCTGGACGGGCAGAGCGATGACTTACTTGCAGACACGGTTGCAGTTTATGTACAGTACACAAGCAGTGATGGGCCTCCAGCAACTGAATTCCTGTCTCTTCAGGAACTGGGCTTTTCTACAACAGACAGTTACCTCCAAGCGTTAGACAGGGCTTTTTCCAGCCTGGGAATACGACTGCAGGACGAGAAGCCGACTATTGGCTTGGGAGTTGATGGTGCTAACATTACAGCCAGCCTGAGAGCCAACTTGTACATGACAATCAGAAAGACCTTGCCTTGGCTTCTCTGCCTGCCCTTTATGGTACACAGGCCCCACTTGGAAATCTTGGATGCAATCAGCGGGAAGGAACTGCCATGCCTGGAGGAGCTAGAAAACAATTTGAAGCAACTGCTCAGTTTCTATCGTTACTCTCCCCGACTCATGTGCGAGTTGAGGGTTACTGCTGCCACTCTGTGCGAGGAGACCGAGTTCTTGGGGGACATTCGAGCAGTGAAGTGGATCATTGGGGAGCAGAATGTGCTCAATGCTCTAATCAAGGACTACCTTGAGGTTGTGGCCCATCTCAAAGATGTCAGTGGCCAGACCCAAAGGGCAGACGCTTCTGCCATTGCATTGGCCCTCCTGCAGTTCCTGATGGACTACCAGTCGATTAAACTCATCTACTTCCTCCTGGATGTGATTGCTGTGCTTTCACGCCTTGCCTATGTCTTCCAAGGGGAGTACCTTCTTGTGTCACAGGTGGACGATAAAATAGAGGAAGCCATCCAGGAGATCAGCCGGTTAGCAGACTCGCCTGGGGAGTACTTGCAGGAATTTGAGGAAAACTTCCGTGAAAGCTTTAATGGCATTGCTGTGAAAAACCTACGGGTGGCTGAAGCCAAATTCCAGTCAATCAGAGAAAAGATCTGCCAGAAGACCCAGGTGATCCTAGCCCAAAGGTTTGATTCCCGTAGCCGGACATTTGTGAAGGCCTGTCAGGTATTTGACCTTGCAGCTTGGCCCAGAAGCACTGATGAGCTCATGAGCTATGGGAAGGAGGATATGGTACAAATATTTGAACACCTGGAGATGGTCCCATCATTTTCCAGAGAGGTTTGCAGAGAGGGGATGGACACCCGAGGGAGTCTGCTGATGGAGTGGCGAGAACTCAAGGTGGATTATTATACCAAAAATGGTTTTAAAGACTTGCTCAGTCACATTTGTAAATACAAACAGAGATTCCCCCTCCTAAATAAAATAGTTCAGATCCTCAAAGTCCTTCCCACCTCATCGGCCTGCTGTGAGAAGGGGCGCACGGCCCTGCAGAGAGTGCGCAAAAACAACCGCTCTCGGCTCACGCTGGAGCAGCTCAGTGATCTGTTGACGATTGCTGTTAACGGGCCGCCCATTGCCAACTTCGATTGCAAAAGGGCGCTAGATAGTTGGTTCGAGGAGAAGTCGGGCAATAGTTACGCGCTGTCAGCCGAAATGCTGAGCAGGATGTCGTCTCTTGATCAGAAGCCGATGTTGCAGAGCATGGACCATGGCTCTGAGTTTTACCCTGATATTTAG